From the genome of Abyssicoccus albus, one region includes:
- a CDS encoding Fur family transcriptional regulator, producing MEDRIQKIKDQMKKSSYKLTSQREATVRVLLENEADHLSAEDVYLKIKEKSPEIGLATVYRTLELLTEINIVDKISFGDGVQRFDLRKEGANHFHHHLVCIKCGSVDEIEEDLLPEVERKVETKYDFQIHDHRLTFHGICKKCKEDDQQ from the coding sequence GTGGAAGATCGTATTCAAAAAATAAAAGACCAAATGAAAAAATCCTCTTACAAACTTACATCACAACGCGAGGCAACCGTTAGAGTATTGTTAGAAAATGAAGCGGATCATTTAAGTGCTGAAGATGTTTATTTGAAAATAAAAGAGAAATCTCCTGAAATTGGTCTTGCAACTGTCTATAGAACGTTAGAACTACTCACAGAAATCAATATCGTAGATAAAATTAGTTTTGGCGATGGAGTACAACGTTTTGACCTGAGAAAAGAAGGAGCTAACCATTTTCATCACCATTTAGTATGCATCAAATGTGGAAGTGTTGATGAAATTGAAGAAGACTTGCTTCCAGAAGTAGAACGTAAAGTTGAGACTAAATATGATTTTCAAATCCACGATCATCGTCTAACGTTTCATGGGATTTGTAAAAAATGTAAGGAAGACGATCAACAGTAA
- a CDS encoding cytochrome c biogenesis protein ResB, translating to MKDNFKNNEQTSKNDDYIICSCGQKNEPGTQLCISCGRMINEDYDKKKIQDVMRYDGSAVRSKVRNKTIIDKIWNWFASIKVGVTLIALTAIAAAIGTIFPQQYFIPVGVDPSIYYKENYGALGELYYQLGFHNLYSSWWFIVLLALIALSIIAASIDRGVPLFKSLSNQRVKKHPSFYSRQKINESFPAKNLNLKDVESQLKLQRYKTRQDQGHILAEKGRFSRYGPYINHSGLIILLIGSMLRFFPGMYVDELMYIKEGDRKPVPSTNREYYVENKKFTAENYDASDGEAFQQAIEKSQGMIAKNYQTDLTLYKNTSAMLGESDELKKVDEGSIRLNHPFKFDDYHLYQSSYDQSQMKTMTFKLIEKSSQKQIGQPFEVNLDNPKEHYTINDQISIDIKSYVPDFKEISSQGSLVSKSPNTINPAFVFDLNEKGEESEYSFIKIKEAKEISEGNHYEIKFDGMTNHMATILTVKKDKTLPFIFTGFIIFLIGVFIGSYVNHRRIWLNISDDGQTLNLAAHTNKNYFGLNKDIEKMATQLSLHKGVENNVDD from the coding sequence ATGAAAGATAATTTTAAAAACAATGAACAAACAAGTAAGAATGATGATTACATCATATGTTCATGTGGTCAAAAAAATGAGCCTGGAACTCAGTTATGTATTTCTTGTGGTCGAATGATTAATGAAGACTATGATAAAAAGAAAATACAAGATGTGATGCGTTATGACGGTTCGGCAGTACGCTCGAAAGTCAGAAATAAAACAATCATTGATAAAATTTGGAATTGGTTTGCGAGTATAAAAGTCGGAGTGACTCTTATTGCATTAACTGCAATAGCCGCTGCAATTGGTACAATCTTTCCTCAGCAGTATTTCATCCCAGTAGGTGTTGATCCATCTATATATTATAAGGAGAATTATGGTGCTCTTGGAGAACTCTATTATCAATTAGGCTTCCATAATTTATATTCTTCTTGGTGGTTTATTGTATTGTTAGCTTTGATTGCGTTAAGTATTATTGCAGCAAGCATAGATAGAGGAGTACCGTTATTCAAATCATTGAGTAATCAACGTGTAAAAAAACATCCATCATTTTATAGTCGACAAAAAATTAATGAAAGTTTTCCAGCAAAAAATTTAAACCTGAAAGATGTTGAATCTCAATTAAAATTGCAACGATATAAAACTCGACAAGATCAGGGACATATTCTTGCTGAAAAAGGTCGATTCAGTCGATATGGTCCATATATCAATCATTCAGGTTTAATTATACTGTTAATTGGTAGTATGTTGAGGTTTTTCCCTGGCATGTATGTAGATGAATTGATGTATATTAAAGAAGGTGACAGAAAACCAGTCCCTTCTACGAACAGAGAGTATTATGTTGAGAACAAAAAGTTTACGGCTGAAAATTATGATGCTTCTGATGGCGAGGCATTCCAACAGGCTATTGAAAAGTCTCAAGGCATGATTGCTAAAAATTATCAAACAGACTTAACTTTATATAAGAATACTTCAGCAATGTTAGGTGAAAGTGACGAGTTAAAAAAAGTTGATGAAGGCTCAATTAGATTGAATCATCCTTTCAAATTTGACGATTATCATTTATATCAATCGAGTTATGATCAATCTCAGATGAAAACGATGACATTTAAATTGATTGAAAAATCATCACAAAAACAAATTGGTCAACCATTTGAAGTGAACTTGGATAATCCAAAGGAGCATTATACAATTAATGATCAAATATCAATAGACATTAAAAGCTATGTACCTGATTTCAAAGAAATATCATCACAAGGATCACTTGTATCAAAATCACCAAATACGATTAATCCAGCTTTTGTATTTGATTTAAATGAGAAAGGTGAAGAGAGTGAATACAGTTTCATTAAAATAAAGGAAGCTAAAGAGATTTCTGAAGGAAATCATTATGAAATAAAATTTGATGGTATGACAAATCATATGGCCACAATATTAACTGTTAAAAAAGATAAAACATTGCCGTTTATTTTCACAGGTTTTATTATATTCTTAATTGGTGTATTTATTGGTTCATATGTTAACCATCGTAGAATTTGGTTAAATATTAGTGATGATGGTCAAACCTTGAATTTAGCAGCACATACGAATAAAAATTATTTCGGATTAAATAAAGATATAGAAAAAATGGCGACTCAATTAAGCCTTCACAAAGGAGTTGAAAATAATGTTGACGATTAG
- the xerD gene encoding site-specific tyrosine recombinase XerD, with translation MNYQTIDEYLDFVRLEKGLSHNTRQAYRLDLVQYIDYMKEHNISDLNGIVPPMIQQYIRTLNETGKSSKSIARLISTLKGYHQFLIREQYMTKDPTILIKPPKTKSSLPDVLTIEEINRLLDFKSGDKPIDCRNKVMLELLYGCGIRVSELISLNLSDIHLSMGFIHVTGKGNKERIVPLNQTCIDILSDYINLFRTDLDHNNSNTLILNYRGQMISRQTVWKVLKTRAIEANINKTISPHTLRHSFATHLLENGADLRSVQELLGHSDISTTQIYTHINSKQIRDIYNQYHPRAKK, from the coding sequence ATGAATTATCAAACCATTGATGAATATTTGGACTTCGTAAGATTAGAAAAAGGTTTATCACATAATACGAGACAAGCCTACAGACTTGACTTAGTACAATACATTGATTATATGAAAGAACATAATATATCAGACCTGAATGGTATAGTGCCACCCATGATACAACAGTATATACGAACCTTAAACGAAACAGGTAAATCAAGCAAATCAATTGCTAGGCTCATATCTACTTTAAAAGGGTATCATCAATTTTTGATTAGAGAACAATACATGACGAAGGACCCAACAATCTTGATAAAGCCACCGAAGACTAAATCTAGTTTACCTGATGTTTTGACAATTGAAGAAATCAACCGGTTATTAGATTTTAAATCTGGTGATAAACCGATTGATTGTAGGAATAAGGTTATGCTTGAATTGTTGTATGGATGTGGTATTAGAGTATCTGAGTTGATTAGTTTAAATTTATCTGATATTCACTTATCAATGGGTTTTATTCATGTTACAGGTAAAGGTAATAAAGAAAGAATTGTTCCGCTTAATCAGACGTGTATTGATATATTAAGTGATTACATTAATCTATTCAGAACGGATTTAGACCATAATAATTCTAATACTTTAATATTGAATTACCGAGGTCAAATGATTAGTCGTCAAACGGTGTGGAAAGTTTTGAAAACAAGAGCAATCGAAGCAAATATTAATAAAACGATTTCACCACATACATTGCGCCATTCATTTGCAACCCACTTGTTAGAAAATGGTGCAGATCTAAGAAGTGTTCAAGAATTATTAGGGCATAGTGATATATCTACAACACAAATTTATACACATATTAACTCTAAACAAATTAGAGATATTTATAACCAGTATCATCCACGTGCGAAGAAATAA
- a CDS encoding pseudouridine synthase → MNHKERVQKIIANSGITSRRKAEQYILDGRVSVNGQIITELGVKAGSNDRVEVDGVPIEKEQPIYILMYKPRGVVSTVEDEHDRKTVIDLLEGLNFRIYPVGRLDYETTGLLLLTNDGDLTYQLTHPKFKVMKKYLVTLDGILLREEIKTLEKGIMLDDGMTAKCKVKVIQENKKENSSQLELTIHEGRNRQVRRMIEYFNYNVKKLKRIQYAQLTLKGLKEGESRALTPHEVKQLKELT, encoded by the coding sequence ATGAATCATAAAGAACGTGTACAGAAAATTATAGCGAATAGTGGTATCACATCAAGAAGAAAAGCAGAACAATATATATTGGATGGACGTGTATCTGTCAATGGTCAAATCATCACTGAATTAGGAGTTAAAGCTGGTTCTAATGATCGAGTAGAAGTAGATGGAGTTCCAATTGAAAAAGAACAACCTATATATATATTGATGTATAAGCCAAGAGGTGTTGTGTCTACTGTTGAAGATGAACATGATCGTAAAACAGTCATTGATTTATTAGAAGGATTAAACTTTAGAATTTATCCTGTTGGAAGACTCGACTATGAGACGACGGGGTTGTTACTTCTAACAAATGATGGAGATTTAACATATCAATTAACACATCCCAAATTCAAAGTGATGAAAAAATATTTAGTTACTTTAGATGGCATATTGTTGAGAGAAGAAATTAAGACATTAGAAAAAGGGATTATGTTGGATGATGGTATGACAGCTAAATGTAAAGTGAAAGTTATACAAGAAAATAAAAAAGAAAATAGTTCACAATTAGAACTTACGATTCATGAAGGACGTAATCGTCAAGTAAGACGAATGATTGAATACTTTAATTATAATGTTAAGAAACTGAAAAGAATTCAATATGCTCAGTTGACGCTTAAAGGTTTGAAAGAAGGAGAGTCTAGAGCGTTAACACCACATGAGGTAAAACAATTAAAGGAATTAACATAG
- a CDS encoding DUF309 domain-containing protein, translating into MYSNQLIEHFYQQFYIQQDYFECHELLEEAWKSNNNHKKDDFLVGLTLYAVSLYHYRQLNFKGALTCIKKASTILSKHPKSLEAFNISPKKMIVQCHQIEHDILTKQQFNHIMLPHLDDQLSHLYPSQITSDKEIILKHKLRDRSDIINLRKQKLNKKNPITDTPND; encoded by the coding sequence ATGTATTCTAATCAACTTATAGAACATTTCTATCAACAATTCTATATCCAACAGGATTATTTTGAGTGTCATGAACTATTAGAAGAGGCTTGGAAATCAAACAACAATCATAAAAAAGATGACTTTCTTGTCGGACTCACGTTATATGCCGTTTCATTGTACCATTATAGGCAATTAAATTTTAAAGGTGCATTGACGTGTATTAAGAAAGCATCAACCATTTTATCAAAACACCCTAAAAGCCTTGAAGCATTTAATATAAGTCCAAAAAAAATGATTGTTCAATGTCATCAAATAGAACACGATATTTTAACGAAACAACAATTCAACCATATTATGCTACCGCATTTAGATGATCAATTGAGTCATCTATATCCCAGTCAAATAACATCAGATAAAGAAATCATATTGAAGCATAAGCTTAGAGATAGAAGTGATATTATTAATTTAAGAAAACAAAAATTAAACAAGAAAAACCCAATAACAGATACCCCAAATGATTGA
- a CDS encoding response regulator transcription factor, translating into MTNDQYRILLVDDEDRIRKLLHLYLTREQFEVTEAQNGQQALELALSKDFHCILLDLMLPELSGEEVCQEIRKVKDTPIIMLTAKGEETNRVDGFELGADDYIVKPFSPREVVLRVKALLRRTSEESFSKKSMYTKDLIVFNRLVIDNDSHKVTIDQRDVTLTPKEYELLLFLVKTPDKVYDREDLLKFVWNYEFYGDLRTVDTHIKRLREKMNKVAPGSGQMIATVWGVGYKFEELT; encoded by the coding sequence ATGACGAATGACCAATATAGAATATTACTCGTTGATGATGAAGATCGTATTCGAAAATTATTACATTTATATTTAACAAGAGAGCAATTTGAGGTTACAGAAGCACAAAATGGTCAACAAGCGTTAGAACTTGCTTTATCAAAAGATTTTCATTGTATATTGCTGGATTTAATGTTACCGGAATTATCTGGTGAAGAAGTGTGTCAAGAAATACGAAAAGTTAAAGATACACCCATTATTATGCTTACAGCTAAAGGTGAGGAAACAAATAGAGTTGATGGATTTGAATTGGGAGCAGATGATTATATTGTTAAACCGTTTTCACCTAGAGAAGTTGTATTACGAGTAAAAGCTTTGTTGAGAAGAACATCTGAAGAAAGCTTTTCAAAAAAGTCTATGTACACGAAAGATTTAATAGTGTTTAATCGATTGGTGATTGATAATGATTCACATAAAGTTACAATTGATCAACGAGATGTAACGTTGACACCTAAAGAATATGAACTATTATTATTTTTAGTTAAAACTCCAGATAAAGTGTATGATAGAGAGGATTTATTGAAATTTGTCTGGAATTATGAGTTCTATGGTGATTTAAGAACAGTTGATACTCATATAAAAAGATTGCGTGAGAAAATGAATAAAGTAGCCCCTGGAAGTGGACAAATGATTGCAACAGTTTGGGGTGTAGGTTATAAGTTTGAGGAATTGACATGA
- the scpB gene encoding SMC-Scp complex subunit ScpB — protein MDDFDSTIKSFDKMQNILLSLLFVAGDEGLQFSTIKDVLDVDQHIVQELISSFNSEVFQIHHYGDQILLTLTNEYSPYIKELIISKEKKLSQQALETLAIIAYNQPVTRNDIENLRQVNSDGAVNTLYALGLIDKLEVEGERSQQLITTEFFLNKFGLKSIADLPTMNDAKEREELEMFFNELEGTDSNES, from the coding sequence ATGGACGACTTTGATTCAACTATAAAATCATTTGATAAAATGCAAAATATATTGTTGTCATTATTATTTGTGGCGGGTGATGAAGGGTTACAATTTTCAACAATTAAAGATGTACTTGACGTTGATCAACATATTGTTCAAGAACTTATATCTTCATTTAATTCTGAAGTATTCCAAATTCATCATTATGGTGATCAAATTTTATTAACACTGACGAATGAATATTCACCGTATATAAAAGAACTGATTATATCAAAAGAAAAAAAGTTATCACAACAAGCGTTAGAAACGCTTGCTATTATTGCATATAATCAACCAGTCACACGAAATGACATTGAAAATTTAAGACAAGTAAACTCAGATGGTGCAGTGAATACGTTGTATGCACTTGGGTTAATTGATAAATTAGAAGTTGAAGGTGAACGAAGCCAACAACTCATTACGACAGAATTTTTCTTAAATAAATTTGGATTAAAATCGATAGCGGACTTGCCGACAATGAATGATGCAAAAGAAAGAGAAGAACTTGAAATGTTCTTCAATGAACTAGAAGGGACTGATTCTAATGAATCATAA
- a CDS encoding segregation and condensation protein A has protein sequence MTQTHLYEVQLDAFVGPLDLLLHLIKEYEIDIYDIPMSELTNQYMSYIHAFESLEINLASEYLVMACELIRIKSELLLPVDDDIEVDDPREELVEQLLEYDNYKQSAQLLEEKYNERLLYVSKTPMDLTPYSNSQVELSDDLSLSDLIISYQRVKQRKKMIQQDEVVIYEDQYSVLEMNRLIYKHLDSSDREYVQFSNLANVIQHINGIVTIFIAMLEMIKHQQIIIKQEKAFSEILIYRGDYYGRL, from the coding sequence ATGACACAAACCCATCTATATGAAGTTCAATTGGATGCCTTTGTTGGACCGCTAGACCTGTTACTTCACTTAATTAAAGAATATGAAATTGATATATATGATATACCAATGAGCGAACTGACGAATCAATATATGTCTTATATTCATGCCTTTGAATCACTTGAAATTAATTTAGCAAGTGAATATCTTGTGATGGCGTGTGAATTAATTAGAATTAAAAGTGAATTATTACTTCCGGTTGATGATGATATTGAAGTCGATGATCCGAGGGAAGAGTTAGTTGAGCAATTACTTGAGTACGATAATTATAAGCAATCAGCACAATTGCTAGAAGAAAAATATAACGAAAGATTGTTATACGTGAGTAAAACACCGATGGACTTAACACCATATTCAAATAGCCAAGTAGAATTATCTGATGATTTATCGTTATCTGATTTAATTATTAGTTATCAAAGAGTAAAACAAAGAAAAAAAATGATTCAACAAGATGAAGTGGTGATATATGAAGATCAATATAGTGTGCTTGAAATGAATCGATTAATTTATAAGCATTTGGATTCTTCTGACAGAGAGTATGTACAATTTTCAAACCTAGCAAATGTCATTCAACATATCAATGGAATTGTAACGATTTTTATTGCAATGCTTGAGATGATAAAACATCAACAAATTATAATAAAACAAGAAAAAGCGTTTAGTGAGATACTGATATATAGAGGTGACTATTATGGACGACTTTGA
- the ccsB gene encoding c-type cytochrome biogenesis protein CcsB, with translation MLTISNFALYSAFIIMLVALVPFSLAVKSKHKDKYNKIAIIMTSIAFVLQIVYFITRWIVAGHAPVSNLYEFVSFFGIMIIGGFLLFNMIYNTPVLGLFAIPIALLVIGYASMFSRDVSPLVPSLQSHWLAIHVITVSISYGVLSISAVAGLIYIIKTTEPSIRNKEFFGIEMIMWFIVTVIAFILITITMKGIIQYEDLYLYTDKNDQTQVAEYHLPAITVFDSSVPVNDLGDNQYEQIDGNQGFIKLPPFINAQKVNTVIWSIFGGTLLYGLIRLFVRKPLFMLVKPWTRNVNIELMDEIGYRSVIIGYPLFALGGLLFAAIWAQEAWSRFWGWDPKETWAFITFMFYTVFLHLRLNKGFDGKKSAWLAVIGMLVILFNLIAVNLIIAGLHSYA, from the coding sequence ATGTTGACGATTAGTAACTTTGCTTTATATAGTGCTTTTATCATTATGTTAGTCGCACTCGTTCCATTTTCTTTGGCAGTAAAATCAAAACATAAAGATAAATATAATAAAATTGCAATCATCATGACCTCGATTGCATTCGTACTACAAATTGTATATTTTATAACGAGATGGATCGTAGCAGGTCATGCACCTGTAAGTAATTTATATGAGTTCGTATCATTCTTCGGTATTATGATCATTGGTGGGTTTTTATTATTCAATATGATATATAACACACCAGTATTGGGATTATTTGCTATCCCCATTGCATTGTTAGTTATCGGATATGCTAGTATGTTTTCAAGAGATGTATCACCTTTAGTACCTTCACTTCAGTCTCACTGGCTAGCAATCCATGTAATAACTGTAAGTATTTCATATGGTGTATTATCCATCAGTGCAGTTGCAGGATTAATATATATTATTAAAACAACAGAACCTTCAATTCGCAATAAGGAATTTTTCGGGATAGAAATGATTATGTGGTTTATCGTTACGGTGATCGCATTTATTCTTATCACTATTACGATGAAAGGTATTATTCAATACGAAGATTTATACTTATATACTGATAAAAATGATCAAACACAAGTTGCAGAATATCATTTGCCTGCAATTACTGTTTTTGACAGTTCTGTACCAGTGAATGATCTTGGTGATAATCAATATGAACAAATTGATGGTAATCAAGGATTTATAAAACTTCCACCATTTATTAACGCTCAGAAAGTAAATACTGTAATCTGGTCAATCTTTGGTGGAACACTGTTATATGGTTTAATACGTCTATTCGTAAGAAAACCTTTATTCATGCTTGTTAAACCTTGGACTAGAAATGTTAATATTGAATTAATGGATGAGATAGGGTATAGAAGTGTAATTATAGGTTATCCATTATTTGCACTTGGTGGACTGTTATTTGCAGCAATATGGGCACAAGAAGCATGGAGTAGATTTTGGGGATGGGACCCTAAAGAAACATGGGCATTTATTACATTTATGTTTTATACAGTATTTCTTCACCTCCGTTTGAACAAAGGTTTTGATGGTAAAAAAAGTGCATGGTTAGCAGTGATAGGAATGTTAGTGATTCTCTTTAATTTAATTGCTGTGAATCTAATCATTGCAGGATTACACTCGTATGCTTAG
- the resA gene encoding thiol-disulfide oxidoreductase ResA — MKKKTRNMIRIIVLLIVFLMLAITLYLNFTKDKSNIEVGAQAPDFSLKSTDGETVKLSDYKGKPVILNFWGTWCEPCKEEMPDFEKTYENADGNFEILALHVKNSPQQVEQFINDLQTEISFPVILDNANGDVTKAYDIGPLPTTMVIDKEGKIEYIQQYMMTKDQLDQIVQSFEDGSKIEKIDS, encoded by the coding sequence ATGAAGAAAAAAACAAGAAATATGATTCGAATAATAGTATTATTGATTGTATTTTTAATGTTAGCGATCACACTATATTTAAATTTTACAAAAGATAAGTCAAATATTGAGGTCGGTGCACAAGCTCCAGATTTTTCGTTGAAAAGTACTGATGGAGAGACTGTAAAATTATCTGATTATAAAGGGAAACCTGTCATTTTAAATTTCTGGGGAACATGGTGTGAACCTTGTAAAGAAGAGATGCCAGATTTTGAAAAAACTTATGAAAATGCTGACGGCAATTTTGAAATTTTAGCACTTCATGTAAAAAACTCACCACAACAAGTTGAACAATTTATTAACGATTTGCAAACAGAAATTTCTTTTCCAGTGATTTTAGATAATGCCAATGGAGATGTTACAAAAGCTTATGATATTGGTCCTTTACCAACAACAATGGTGATTGATAAAGAGGGTAAAATCGAGTATATCCAACAATATATGATGACTAAAGATCAATTAGATCAAATTGTTCAATCATTCGAAGACGGATCGAAGATAGAAAAGATTGACTCTTAA
- a CDS encoding ATP-binding protein — MKIFNSIVIKLWLTIIIIVTAVLLLLSISLFYVMEHTYKDKARSDLLSHAVTIQKYYTQNHQTEVSEIELSNHINEDVGYLFFNRFTNEIMRSNDIDPDIEKVLTKQMDSTLITKPISQFIELDRSNYDKQYVIVKYPIKIYSENGMSTHTLIIFQDLSILGPLMNSYMLVIFIVLLLMLLIVTIFAFYLINRLVKPLISMKDKTLKMAQGDYNQKLQIPSKDEIGELAIAINKMSKDTQLYISSIEAQQQFNKKLLEEIPEPIFVYEKDRDDEILMNSAAKKLLPFFNQLSLNVSDVFRMIQTSQYHNDLNEKLSTFDNVSLINSRVIQIADRFFIFNVAELINHQNNDGGYFIFNERNIESKQSIFILLLNDVTTQYNEEKMKAQFIRDLSHELRTPMSMIVGYTEAIADGVAETDEERQMMLDIIHDESKRLNNLINDFSQISKLNQFEIKLNQTDISTTDIEKWLIQTFSNRMAEHQIKYIVNNEIDDKIVIDYEKFQQIFINLLDNALRYTDEGDCIKVMMKPSHISNYRYEIIICDTGVGIHYKDIPYIFDRLYKVDQSRVRGKSGTGLGLFIVKQIVNAHQGEIKAKSEINQGTAFTIYLP; from the coding sequence ATGAAGATTTTTAACAGTATTGTGATAAAGCTGTGGTTAACGATTATTATAATCGTTACTGCAGTTTTATTGTTGTTATCTATTTCTTTATTCTATGTTATGGAACATACGTATAAAGATAAAGCGCGTAGTGATTTATTGTCCCATGCCGTAACGATTCAAAAATACTACACTCAAAACCATCAAACTGAGGTCAGTGAAATTGAATTATCAAATCATATAAATGAAGATGTTGGATATTTATTCTTTAACCGGTTTACAAATGAAATTATGAGATCAAATGATATTGATCCAGACATTGAAAAAGTATTGACAAAACAGATGGACTCAACGCTAATTACTAAGCCTATATCTCAATTTATTGAGTTAGATCGTTCTAATTATGATAAGCAATATGTCATTGTTAAATACCCTATTAAAATTTATTCTGAAAATGGAATGTCAACACATACTTTAATTATTTTTCAGGACCTGTCAATACTAGGCCCGTTGATGAATTCTTATATGCTTGTTATATTTATTGTTCTATTATTAATGCTATTAATCGTTACAATATTTGCGTTTTATTTGATTAATCGACTTGTCAAACCTTTGATTTCAATGAAAGATAAGACGTTAAAGATGGCACAAGGTGATTACAATCAAAAACTACAAATTCCATCTAAAGATGAAATTGGGGAATTGGCTATAGCGATTAATAAAATGTCGAAAGATACACAATTATATATTTCATCTATTGAAGCGCAACAACAATTTAACAAAAAGCTGTTAGAAGAAATACCAGAGCCTATATTTGTTTATGAAAAAGATCGTGACGATGAAATATTAATGAATAGTGCCGCAAAAAAATTATTACCATTTTTTAATCAATTATCGTTAAATGTTTCTGATGTGTTTAGAATGATTCAAACATCACAATATCATAATGATTTAAATGAAAAATTATCAACATTTGACAATGTGAGTTTGATTAATTCTCGTGTCATTCAAATTGCAGATCGTTTTTTTATTTTTAATGTTGCAGAATTAATTAATCATCAAAATAATGATGGCGGTTATTTTATATTTAATGAAAGAAATATTGAGTCTAAACAGTCTATTTTCATATTACTTCTAAATGATGTTACGACTCAATATAACGAAGAAAAGATGAAAGCACAATTTATACGTGATCTATCTCACGAACTAAGAACGCCAATGTCTATGATCGTCGGTTATACAGAAGCGATTGCAGATGGTGTTGCTGAGACGGATGAAGAGCGTCAAATGATGCTGGATATAATACATGATGAATCAAAGCGGTTAAACAATTTAATCAATGATTTCTCTCAAATATCAAAATTAAACCAATTTGAAATTAAACTCAATCAAACGGATATATCGACAACAGACATAGAAAAGTGGTTAATACAAACTTTTTCTAACAGAATGGCAGAGCATCAAATAAAGTATATCGTTAATAATGAAATTGATGATAAAATTGTAATTGACTATGAAAAGTTTCAGCAAATCTTTATTAACTTGTTAGATAATGCTTTAAGGTATACAGATGAAGGTGATTGTATTAAAGTGATGATGAAACCTAGTCATATATCGAATTATAGATATGAAATAATTATCTGTGATACTGGGGTTGGAATACATTATAAAGACATCCCTTATATTTTTGATCGTCTATATAAAGTTGATCAGTCTAGGGTTCGAGGTAAGTCTGGAACTGGGTTGGGTCTGTTTATCGTTAAACAAATCGTTAACGCTCATCAAGGTGAGATTAAAGCAAAAAGTGAAATAAATCAAGGAACTGCTTTCACAATTTATTTACCATAG